In Leptolyngbya sp. O-77, the genomic window AACTCAAACGAGTGGCGCTTCTTTTGCAGCGGATAGGTTTCGGGATCTGCCTCGCCGTAAACCGTGACCGACTCCGCCCGTAGCTCAATCCGCTGCCCCTTGGCAGGTGACTCCACCAGCACACCTGATACCTCCACCGCCGCGCCCGTGTTGATGCGGGCGATCGCCTCGGCATATCCCGGCATGTCTTGATTTGCCACCACTTGCAGCCCCGCCATCGAGGAGCCATCGTTCACTTCGATAAAGGTGAATTCCTTTTGTTCACGTTTCGTCCGCACCCAGCCGCGCACGTTTACGGCATCGTTGGGCTGGCCCTGGCGAAGGAGGTCAAGAATGCGATTCGGCATATTAGGGGTCAGAGGTCAGGGGTCAGGCGCAAAAGTCCTTCATTAAAAATAGCGGGTTTGGGGCGATCGCTCCCACTCTTTCACCACGTTTATCGCCTAATCCCACCTTCCTAACCCAAAAAAGACTATTTGCTACAGAGCAGCAGCTTCGTAGCACTGCACAAAACCTATGGGATTGCCCCTCTGACAATTGCAATCCCAACACCGACACTTCTGGGCGATCGCCCTTCATCTCCCAACACCAAAACCTCTGGGCGATCGCCCCCCCGACACCTCTCGGAACCTCGAACTGCTGAACCAAGCCTATCACTGCTCAAGGTTTGCAGCTTATCCGAACGCTGTTGGGGCTGGTTTGCAATGACCGAGATCTCGAAGAACTGCACCTTCGCAATTGGGGGGGCGTTGGCGTAAGCCCTGCGGGAGCAGCCATCGCCTACCCACCCGAAAGCTGACAGAACCAGAGCACTGAGGGCTAACGGCTCAAATCAGCGGCGGCAGATGCCTTCAACTCTAGCACCAGTATCTTTCAACCATCCGCTGCATTTGAATTGTTGGGCTGCGAATGTAAGCTGAAGTTAGGTTTCCTAAATTTATTTAAGGGAATAATCCTCAAATATGATGGGGTGAACTGGGTAAACCCTTAATCAGACACAATCGCTAGGGCGAGTAAGTATGGGCACTGACTGCACAGGCTGCATACATAGCAGACCTTCTGAAGCAGGCTTCTGGGAAAAACCAGGGAGGTGGAAATGGATAACGGCACTGAAAAAGTAACGAAACTTCACTTGCAGGCTTTTGGTCTTTCTGATTATGCAGTCAAGCAGCTCGTAAAGGGGCTAGATGCTGCATCAATGAATGGTGGATTGAAAGAGTATTGGGCATCTGACATAAAAGGCTCTGTCGAAAAGAGATTAAAGAACCCTAAAGTGCAAGCCGCAAATCAGGCAAAACTTCAAAGGGTTCTACAGCATTTTCTTGCGGGGTGAGGCACATGCTGCCCTCACGAGGCAAGGGCTTATTGACCATCCGTGTGCCTCACTAGCTTCAAAAACGCTGTAACTTGGCTAGATGGTGAATCGAATGTTATCCCAGTTGATTTTCTTAAGGGATTGACTCCTGAGAAGAGGATAGAAGTACTTCGTGCGCGTATTCACGAGTTGGAGATGCAAGAACAGACTCTTACAGAAGAAACAGCGCAACTTCTGGCACAAGCGCGAAGGATGGTAGCAAACAAGTGAAAATCTATCCAATTTGTTTGGATGCAGGACTTCAGGAGATGAAATCATTGGAGTACCCGCTTTAATTTTGTGCAAGAAGTTTTGGCTCAACAAATAGCTTGAATGCTATAGCCCTCACCAAAAGCATCAGCAGCCCAACAAGTGCTATACCATCAAGGTCTATCCTCTTGTTCTCTGAGGTTCTGATGCACGACTGGCAATGGCGTGACTGGCGCGGCGCGTCTTACCTGACCTGTAGTTTGCTGGACGGGTTTGATCACGGCTTTTTTACCCGGCAGTTTGCGCCGTGTAGCCCAGAAGACCTAACCCTGGCGCTGAAGCCGGAGGCACGACTGCTGCGGGTGAAGCAGGTGCATGGCAATCGGGTGTTGGGCGCGGCAGAGATTTTAGCAAAAGAGTCCGCAGGTCTGGGCGTGGCGGATGAGTCGGGCTGGCCGCAGGCCGATGGCAGCGTGACGGATGGGACGCTGGAGGCGGCGTGGGTCTGCTCGGCAGACTGTGTGCCTGCGCTGATTGCGGACGTTTCGACGGGGCGGGTGGCAGCGGTTCATGCGGGCTGGCGAGGCACAGCGCTGGAGATCGTGCCCGTGGCGATCGCCCGGTTGCAGGAGCGTGGCAGTCGGCTGGCAGACCTGCGGGTAGCGCTGGGCCCGGCGATCGCCGGCGAGGTGTACCAGGTTTCAACAACCGTTGCCGCCGAAGTGGGCGCGACCGTATTGCCGGAATTTGCCGGACGCTGGCGACAGGACGCTGCCCCGCTCGATCCGCAAGCGCCGTCGAGCGATGTGCCCGATCCGGCCAAACCGCGACTGCCCGATGAAGTGGCTGAGGCCATTCTGGAAACGCTGGGGTCGCTGCCCCATTCGCCGCTACATCCCGACCCACAGCCCGGTCGGGTGCGGCTGGATGTGCGCCGGGTCAACGCGCTGCAACTGCTGAATCTGGGTCTATTGCCAGAGCAGGTGGCGATCGCCCCCTACTGCACCTATCAAACGCCGGAGCTTTTCTTTTCCTATCGGCGAGAGCGGCGAAAGCAGGTGCAGTGGTCGGGAATTGTCAGTCGGTAAGCGTCTGGTAAGCTGGTGGGACGCAGAGCATCAGGCATCTGAGTCAGTGTTGAGAAAAGTAACCTTTGTGGGAATTCTGAATAAGAAGCATTGGGCGGAGAATTTTCTGGCGGCAGATGCCCCGTGTTTCATCTCCCATGTTTCGCCTGGTGTGTGAGCGATGGTTAATCAGCGTCAATGATTAGGGTGGAACCGATCGATAGAGTCAGCAGCGTTAGAGTCAGCAGCGTTGTGGACAGTTGGGAGCAGCAGGGATCGATTCTGGACGCGGTAAGCGTCGGAGTGGTGGTCTGTGGACGGCGGGCCGAGATACTGTTTTGCAACCAGATAGGGCGATCGCTCTTGGGGCGGACGGGCGATTTGCCACCGGATAGCCCGCTCGAATGCCTGACTGAAGGCTGGATTTGTGAAGCGGGGTCGAAGCTATCGGTGGCGCAGTTGGTTCAGCAGGCGATCGCCACTGGCGCGACCCTGCAAGCGGTGGTGGGGATACCCCAGGCTGGGCAGAATGGTGCTTTCGGAGGGTCTGTTACCTGGCTCAGGCTGAGCATCCAGCCCTTGCCTCCGAGCACTTCTGCGTCAGGGGCGGTTTGCACACTGATCGACCTCACCGAGCAGCGCCCCGCAGCGCAACAGGGACGATTTCCGCAGGGATTGCGTTGCGAATCGCAGCGTGATCAAGTCGCAGACCTAGTGCTGGCCCGGCAAGAATTGATGCGGCGCACCGAGCAGCTAGAGGCGATCAACCGCGAGCTAGAGTCCTTTTCCTACTCGGTGTCGCACGATTTGCGGGCCCCCCTGCGCCATATTTCGGGCTTTGTGGCGGCCTTGGGCGATCGCCTAGCGGCCAACGGCTGGCTGGATGACCCCAAAGTGACTCACTATCTGGACACCATTCGCAACAGCAGCCGCAAGATGGGCTTGCTAATCGACGGATTACTCGATCTCTCGCGGGTGACGCGGCGATCGCTCGTGCAACGTCCCGTCTCGCTGCGGCCGCTGGTCGATCGGGCGATCGCCCTGGCCACGTCCGACGAACAGCCCGGTTTCCCCGTCGAATTTGTGATTGGGGATTTGCCAACGGTGTCGGGCGACGCGACCCTGCTCCAGCAGGTGTTTGCCAATCTGATCGACAATGCCGTCAAGTTCAGCCGCCCCACGCCCCAGCCCCGCGTCGAAATCGGCTGCCTGCCTAACCATACGCTGTTCGTCCGCGATAACGGCGTGGGCTTTCCGCCCGAATTCACTGATCAGATCTTTGGCGCATTCCAG contains:
- a CDS encoding ATP-binding protein → MDSWEQQGSILDAVSVGVVVCGRRAEILFCNQIGRSLLGRTGDLPPDSPLECLTEGWICEAGSKLSVAQLVQQAIATGATLQAVVGIPQAGQNGAFGGSVTWLRLSIQPLPPSTSASGAVCTLIDLTEQRPAAQQGRFPQGLRCESQRDQVADLVLARQELMRRTEQLEAINRELESFSYSVSHDLRAPLRHISGFVAALGDRLAANGWLDDPKVTHYLDTIRNSSRKMGLLIDGLLDLSRVTRRSLVQRPVSLRPLVDRAIALATSDEQPGFPVEFVIGDLPTVSGDATLLQQVFANLIDNAVKFSRPTPQPRVEIGCLPNHTLFVRDNGVGFPPEFTDQIFGAFQRLHPEQEFEGMGIGLALVQRIILRHGGKIWAESQPGQGSTLYFTLQEVQISGDSESESGLERGR
- the pgeF gene encoding peptidoglycan editing factor PgeF; this translates as MFSEVLMHDWQWRDWRGASYLTCSLLDGFDHGFFTRQFAPCSPEDLTLALKPEARLLRVKQVHGNRVLGAAEILAKESAGLGVADESGWPQADGSVTDGTLEAAWVCSADCVPALIADVSTGRVAAVHAGWRGTALEIVPVAIARLQERGSRLADLRVALGPAIAGEVYQVSTTVAAEVGATVLPEFAGRWRQDAAPLDPQAPSSDVPDPAKPRLPDEVAEAILETLGSLPHSPLHPDPQPGRVRLDVRRVNALQLLNLGLLPEQVAIAPYCTYQTPELFFSYRRERRKQVQWSGIVSR